One Deefgea tanakiae genomic region harbors:
- the pyk gene encoding pyruvate kinase, which translates to MNRSTKIVATLGPSSNDVATLERLLQAGVNMVRLNFSHGTAQDHIDRAALVREIAKKMNRPIAIMVDLQGPKIRVGKFEKNKIELKNGAKFVLDAECALGNQNTVGLDYKELPNDVESGVILLLDDGKVKLQVDRVEGAKVFTTVLVGGILSNNKGINRQGGGLTAPALTGKDMEDIKVAAKLHADYVAVSFPKSSADMYMARTLLKAAGSKALLIAKIERTEAITNLEDILTATDGIMVARGDLAVEVGDAAVPALQKRMIKAARRMNKLTITATQMMESMISSPVPTRAEVSDVANAVLDGTDAVMLSAETASGQYPVETVESMARVCVEAEKSQDYAVCNAALLDGEYTRIDQTISMAALFASNHLNVKVIAALTQSGSSALWMSRVISGVPIYALTPEAETYNRLSLFRDVEPVMLSHDNTDRESLLVRAEVEMLKRGIVRVGDMIAFTFGDVVGMGGGTNCLKIVKAGETKPR; encoded by the coding sequence ATGAATCGAAGTACAAAAATCGTCGCTACTTTAGGTCCTTCATCTAATGATGTTGCAACTTTAGAGCGATTGCTGCAAGCCGGTGTGAATATGGTGCGCTTGAATTTTTCACACGGCACCGCGCAAGACCATATTGATCGGGCCGCCTTGGTGCGCGAAATCGCCAAAAAAATGAATCGCCCGATTGCGATTATGGTGGATTTGCAAGGGCCAAAAATTCGTGTTGGTAAATTTGAAAAGAACAAAATTGAACTCAAAAATGGCGCGAAGTTTGTGCTTGATGCCGAATGCGCTCTAGGCAATCAAAATACCGTTGGTTTGGATTACAAAGAATTGCCGAATGATGTGGAATCAGGTGTGATTTTGCTGCTTGATGATGGCAAGGTGAAATTGCAGGTTGATCGCGTTGAAGGCGCTAAAGTATTCACTACCGTATTGGTGGGCGGTATTTTATCGAATAATAAAGGCATTAACCGTCAAGGCGGCGGCCTCACCGCGCCAGCGCTGACTGGCAAAGACATGGAAGACATCAAAGTCGCTGCTAAATTGCACGCCGATTATGTCGCCGTATCATTCCCAAAAAGCAGCGCCGACATGTATATGGCGCGCACCTTGCTCAAAGCGGCGGGTAGCAAAGCCTTGTTGATTGCGAAAATCGAACGCACTGAGGCGATTACCAATCTGGAAGACATCCTGACTGCCACCGATGGCATTATGGTAGCGCGGGGTGATTTGGCGGTGGAAGTGGGTGATGCCGCTGTGCCAGCGCTGCAAAAACGCATGATCAAAGCGGCGCGTCGCATGAATAAATTGACCATCACAGCAACGCAAATGATGGAGTCAATGATTTCTAGCCCCGTGCCAACAAGGGCCGAAGTGTCTGACGTTGCCAATGCTGTGCTTGATGGTACCGATGCGGTGATGCTGTCAGCCGAAACGGCATCAGGGCAATATCCGGTGGAAACCGTTGAGTCGATGGCGCGCGTCTGCGTGGAGGCCGAAAAATCACAGGACTACGCGGTATGCAATGCAGCGCTGCTCGATGGTGAATATACCCGTATCGATCAAACCATCTCGATGGCCGCGCTGTTTGCGTCGAATCATTTGAATGTCAAAGTGATTGCCGCGTTGACGCAATCGGGCTCATCAGCCTTGTGGATGTCGCGCGTGATTTCGGGCGTGCCAATTTATGCGCTGACGCCAGAAGCGGAAACGTATAACCGCCTTTCATTATTCCGAGATGTAGAGCCTGTGATGCTGTCGCACGATAATACCGATCGTGAATCACTCTTGGTTCGTGCTGAAGTTGAAATGCTCAAGCGCGGCATCGTGCGAGTTGGCGATATGATTGCGTTTACTTTTGGCGATGTGGTCGGTATGGGGGGCGGTACGAATTGCTTGAAAATTGTGAAAGCGGGCGAAACCAAGCCACGCTAA
- the fliJ gene encoding flagellar export protein FliJ has product MAKFRFAFLLQLSVDRREDASRLMQAAQAAWLLARSKLEQVDGFRNEYRARLANSAQTGMSIGQWRDFQLFLAKLDGAANQQNFEVERLAQEYERRKNEWQECEKKVKAFEALRDRHNQAELRKEGQMEQKLSDEFNSRLGRH; this is encoded by the coding sequence GTGGCCAAGTTTCGCTTTGCGTTTTTACTACAGCTTTCGGTTGATCGGCGCGAAGATGCTTCACGCTTGATGCAAGCTGCACAAGCAGCATGGTTGTTGGCGCGCAGCAAATTAGAGCAGGTGGACGGTTTTCGTAACGAATACCGTGCGCGGCTGGCCAATAGCGCACAAACCGGCATGTCGATTGGCCAATGGCGTGATTTTCAGCTCTTTTTAGCCAAGCTCGATGGTGCTGCGAACCAGCAAAATTTTGAAGTCGAGCGCTTAGCGCAGGAATATGAGCGTCGAAAAAATGAATGGCAAGAATGTGAAAAAAAGGTGAAAGCCTTTGAAGCGCTACGCGATCGGCATAATCAAGCTGAATTGCGTAAAGAAGGCCAAATGGAGCAGAAATTATCCGATGAGTTTAATAGCCGTCTTGGTCGACATTAA
- a CDS encoding phosphotransferase: MTRRRVADSAGARQNDADKVRLEFRIEIVGAQGNRVIYPKPNFLRLLTMETSHYREPALALAAQVGLKNVTVTGEVPSFYGHVVFISSEQGEYVVKFSRQAGRLASEVQALNRLRPHSVLPMPEILFHGLVASEQGDLDTLLMPRLSGVPAWELPDPLPNPAQTAQQIVEQMLAWHAVSDARGFEHADGSFTNEFLPAFESWVRPLHEFIKSSNSPFSPELRAAYAQLWDERERFLAPISGPSSLCHDDPHACNFLYDVDTGFPTSAIDPCDVAFRHREQDIFHLADAYPQWRLLETYIEQCPLAEGYAARRWFFSLWDDVKHSVNVGWYDAPWFAAKFTRLAETDASFVELAAAANQAHPAKAEA, translated from the coding sequence ATGACGCGAAGGCGAGTCGCCGACAGTGCTGGAGCACGGCAAAACGATGCCGACAAAGTCAGGCTTGAATTCAGGATTGAAATTGTGGGCGCGCAAGGCAATCGAGTAATATACCCTAAACCCAACTTCTTGAGACTCCTCACTATGGAAACTTCACACTATCGCGAGCCAGCCTTGGCCTTAGCGGCTCAAGTTGGACTAAAAAATGTCACGGTGACAGGCGAGGTACCGAGCTTTTATGGGCATGTGGTCTTTATCTCCAGTGAGCAGGGCGAGTATGTGGTGAAGTTTTCGCGGCAAGCTGGTCGACTAGCGAGTGAAGTACAAGCATTAAATCGTTTGCGGCCGCATAGCGTATTGCCGATGCCTGAGATTCTGTTTCATGGCCTTGTTGCGAGTGAGCAGGGCGATTTGGATACTTTATTAATGCCACGTTTATCGGGCGTGCCAGCTTGGGAGTTGCCAGACCCACTGCCGAATCCGGCGCAAACGGCACAACAGATTGTTGAGCAGATGTTGGCATGGCATGCCGTGAGTGATGCGCGTGGTTTTGAACATGCCGATGGTTCGTTCACAAACGAGTTTTTACCTGCATTTGAATCTTGGGTGCGACCTTTGCATGAATTTATTAAATCGAGCAACTCACCTTTTTCACCGGAATTACGAGCTGCGTATGCCCAATTATGGGACGAACGCGAGCGATTTTTAGCGCCGATTTCTGGCCCATCATCACTCTGTCATGACGATCCACACGCGTGTAATTTCTTGTATGACGTGGATACCGGCTTCCCAACGTCTGCAATTGATCCGTGCGATGTCGCGTTTCGCCATCGTGAACAAGATATTTTCCATTTGGCCGATGCGTATCCGCAATGGCGCTTGCTGGAAACCTATATCGAGCAATGTCCACTCGCGGAAGGTTATGCGGCGCGGCGCTGGTTTTTTTCTTTGTGGGACGATGTGAAACACAGCGTCAATGTCGGCTGGTACGACGCGCCGTGGTTTGCCGCGAAGTTCACACGTTTAGCCGAAACGGATGCTAGTTTCGTTGAATTGGCTGCTGCAGCTAATCAAGCGCATCCAGCCAAGGCAGAAGCTTAA
- the hpnD gene encoding presqualene diphosphate synthase HpnD, whose protein sequence is MTPDQYCEDKAAKSGSSFYYSFRFLSPEKRIAITALYAFCREVDDVVDEISDEGVARTTLAWWRNEVDQMYAGSPQHPVTQSLLPAVKSYDLPRELFLEIIDGMEMDLDQARYNTFKDLHLYCYRVASVVGQLAATIFGYTDRKTLKYAHDLGIAFQLTNIIRDVGEDARRGRIYLPVDELQRFNVPAADIQNYRETAEFKALMNFQIDRAEQYYDQAMALLPECDKKNQRTGLVMAAIYRATLAEIRLDGAQKVLNQRTSLTPIRKLWLAWKTWWFA, encoded by the coding sequence GTGACTCCTGATCAATATTGTGAAGACAAAGCCGCCAAAAGTGGTTCGAGCTTTTATTATAGTTTTCGCTTTCTAAGCCCAGAAAAACGCATCGCGATTACCGCCTTGTATGCGTTTTGCCGTGAAGTCGATGATGTGGTCGATGAAATTAGCGATGAAGGTGTGGCGCGCACAACGCTGGCATGGTGGCGCAATGAGGTCGATCAAATGTATGCGGGTAGCCCGCAGCATCCGGTGACGCAATCCTTGTTGCCAGCGGTGAAGTCTTATGATTTGCCGCGCGAATTGTTTTTAGAAATCATCGACGGCATGGAGATGGATCTGGATCAGGCGCGCTACAACACGTTTAAAGATTTGCATCTGTATTGCTACCGCGTTGCCAGCGTTGTGGGGCAATTGGCGGCGACGATTTTTGGCTATACCGACCGCAAAACACTGAAATACGCGCACGATTTGGGTATTGCATTTCAACTGACCAATATCATCCGTGATGTCGGTGAAGACGCCCGCCGTGGCCGAATTTATCTGCCTGTCGATGAATTGCAACGCTTTAACGTGCCTGCCGCGGATATTCAAAACTATCGCGAAACTGCCGAATTTAAAGCTTTGATGAATTTCCAAATTGACCGCGCCGAGCAGTATTACGATCAAGCGATGGCCTTGCTACCTGAGTGTGACAAAAAAAACCAACGCACGGGTTTGGTGATGGCAGCGATTTATCGCGCCACGCTGGCTGAAATTCGTTTAGATGGCGCACAGAAAGTGCTCAACCAACGCACCTCACTAACTCCAATTCGCAAGCTGTGGTTAGCGTGGAAAACGTGGTGGTTTGCTTGA
- the aroC gene encoding chorismate synthase: MSGNSLGLLFTVTSFGESHGAGIGCIVDGCPPGLEISVEDIQLELDRRKPGTSRHVTQRKEPDSVEILSGIYEGKTTGTPIALLIRNQDQRSQDYGKIVETFRPGHADYTYWHKYGIRDPRGGGRSSARETAVRVAAGAIAKKWLSEKFGIVIRGYMSKLGEIDIPFQSWDHVSENAFFAPNLEIVPQLEDYMDAIRKERDSVGAQISVVAENVPVGWGEPVYDRLDAEIAYAMMNINAVKGVEIGAGFASIAQRGSVHCDELTPKGFATNHGGGILGGISTGQDITVNLAVKPTSSIAQERASIDKDGNPVMMATTGRHDPCVGIRATPIAEAMLALVLIDHALRHRAQCGDVVVNTPRIPGKIA; the protein is encoded by the coding sequence ATGTCAGGCAATTCCTTGGGTTTATTATTTACAGTTACGTCGTTTGGCGAAAGCCATGGTGCAGGAATTGGTTGCATTGTTGATGGTTGTCCTCCGGGATTGGAAATTTCGGTTGAAGACATTCAATTGGAACTCGATCGCCGCAAACCGGGCACCAGCCGCCATGTTACTCAGCGCAAAGAGCCGGATTCGGTGGAGATTTTGTCGGGCATTTATGAAGGCAAAACGACGGGCACGCCGATTGCTTTGTTGATTCGCAATCAAGATCAGCGCAGTCAAGATTACGGCAAAATCGTTGAAACCTTCCGCCCAGGCCACGCCGATTACACTTACTGGCACAAATACGGCATTCGCGATCCACGCGGCGGTGGTCGCTCTTCGGCACGCGAAACGGCGGTACGTGTGGCGGCTGGTGCGATTGCGAAAAAATGGTTAAGCGAAAAATTCGGTATCGTCATTCGTGGCTATATGAGCAAGCTCGGTGAGATTGATATTCCATTCCAAAGCTGGGATCACGTATCTGAAAACGCATTTTTCGCGCCGAATTTAGAAATCGTGCCGCAACTCGAAGACTATATGGACGCGATTCGTAAAGAGCGTGATTCAGTTGGCGCGCAAATTTCAGTCGTGGCGGAAAACGTCCCGGTTGGTTGGGGCGAGCCGGTTTATGACCGTCTCGACGCTGAAATCGCTTACGCGATGATGAATATTAATGCGGTGAAAGGCGTTGAGATCGGCGCGGGATTTGCCAGCATCGCGCAACGCGGCTCTGTGCATTGCGATGAGCTGACGCCGAAAGGTTTTGCGACCAATCATGGTGGCGGTATTTTAGGGGGTATATCGACAGGGCAGGATATTACTGTGAACTTGGCGGTTAAACCTACCTCAAGTATCGCGCAAGAGCGCGCTTCGATTGATAAAGACGGTAATCCAGTGATGATGGCGACCACGGGTCGTCACGATCCGTGTGTTGGTATTCGTGCGACGCCGATTGCCGAAGCGATGTTGGCGCTGGTGCTGATCGATCACGCGCTGCGCCACCGTGCGCAATGCGGTGATGTGGTGGTCAATACGCCGCGTATTCCGGGCAAAATCGCCTAA
- the uvrA gene encoding excinuclease ABC subunit UvrA → MYRATEQTDIPMIRIRGARTHNLKNVNLDLPRGKLIVITGLSGSGKSSLAFDTLYAEGQRRYVESLSAYARQFLQLMEKPDVDLIEGLSPAISIEQKATSHNPRSTVGTVTEIHDYLRLLFARVGTPFCPEHNQALESQTVSQMVDHVLALPEDTKLMILAPVIMGKKGENADLLDDLRAQGFVRVRIDGEVFELDETPKLDKNKKHTIDVVIDRLKVHADIQQRLAESFETALRHAEGRAIAVEMESGKEHWFSAKFACPVCSYSLPELEPRLFSFNNPMGACPSCDGLGHRTFFDPRRVVAHPDLSLAAGAVKGWDKRNQFYFQMLMSIAEHYGFDINASWNELTEEVQNAILYGSGFDEIAFMYTNERGHKVERVHSFEGIIPNLERRYKETDSMAVREELAKYQNNQVCPSCEGARLRLEARHVKVGGINLHAISKMALRDTLQFFKELKLEGAKAQIAEKIVKEVGERLGFLVNVGLDYLCLERSADTLSGGEAQRIRLASQIGSGLTGVMYVLDEPSIGLHQRDNDRLIGTLIHLRDLDNTVIVVEHDEDAMRAADWLIDMGPGAGVHGGEVIAYGLPEDVFNNPNSITGQFMTGKRKIHMPEQRRVPTEDRWLQIKGASGNNLKDVTLDLPLGMMVCITGVSGSGKSTLINDTLYAIAARELNGAGIESSPYKEVSGLQHLDKVINVDQSPIGRTPRSNPATYTGLFTPIRELFSGVPMARERGYGPGRFSFNVKGGRCEACQGDGVLKVEMHFLPDVYVPCDVCHSKRYNRETLEVLYKGKNITEVLEMTVENALEFFSAVPTVARKLQTLMDVGLGYIRLGQSATTLSGGEAQRVKLALELSKRDTGRTLYILDEPTTGLHFHDIDLLLTVVQRLAGHGNSVVVIEHNLDVIKTADWIIDLGPEGGAGGGQIIATGTPEDVARNPASHTGYYLARSLGIKPESNTK, encoded by the coding sequence ATGTACCGTGCGACCGAACAAACCGATATCCCGATGATCCGCATCCGCGGAGCCCGTACGCATAATTTAAAAAACGTCAATTTAGACTTGCCGCGCGGCAAACTAATTGTGATTACTGGGCTATCTGGCTCGGGTAAATCATCGTTGGCGTTTGATACTTTGTATGCCGAAGGTCAACGACGTTACGTTGAATCGCTATCGGCCTACGCACGGCAATTTTTGCAATTAATGGAAAAGCCCGATGTGGATTTGATCGAAGGCCTCTCGCCAGCAATCTCCATCGAGCAAAAAGCCACTAGCCACAATCCACGCTCGACGGTAGGTACCGTCACCGAAATTCACGATTATCTTCGCCTCTTATTTGCTCGCGTCGGCACGCCGTTTTGCCCTGAGCATAATCAAGCGTTAGAGAGCCAAACGGTCAGCCAGATGGTCGATCATGTGTTGGCACTACCCGAAGACACCAAGCTGATGATTTTAGCGCCGGTGATTATGGGCAAAAAAGGCGAAAATGCTGATCTGCTCGATGATTTACGCGCGCAAGGCTTTGTCCGTGTTCGCATTGACGGCGAGGTGTTTGAACTCGATGAAACACCGAAACTCGATAAAAACAAAAAGCACACCATTGATGTGGTGATCGACCGCCTGAAAGTCCACGCCGATATTCAGCAGCGCTTGGCAGAAAGTTTTGAAACCGCGCTGCGCCACGCCGAAGGCCGTGCGATAGCGGTGGAAATGGAAAGCGGTAAAGAACATTGGTTCTCGGCTAAATTTGCCTGTCCAGTGTGTAGCTACAGCTTGCCCGAACTCGAGCCGCGTTTGTTCTCGTTTAATAACCCGATGGGTGCTTGCCCATCTTGTGATGGTCTCGGTCACCGCACGTTTTTTGACCCACGCCGCGTCGTGGCGCATCCCGATTTGAGCTTGGCGGCAGGTGCAGTCAAAGGATGGGATAAGCGCAATCAGTTTTATTTCCAAATGCTGATGAGCATCGCCGAGCATTATGGTTTTGATATTAATGCATCGTGGAATGAGCTAACAGAAGAAGTGCAAAACGCGATTTTGTATGGCTCTGGCTTTGATGAGATCGCCTTTATGTACACCAACGAGCGTGGTCATAAAGTAGAACGCGTGCATTCGTTTGAAGGGATTATTCCGAATTTAGAGCGCCGCTACAAAGAAACCGACTCGATGGCGGTGCGCGAAGAACTCGCCAAATATCAAAATAATCAAGTTTGCCCTAGCTGTGAAGGCGCGCGTTTGCGCCTTGAAGCGCGTCACGTAAAAGTTGGGGGTATCAATCTGCACGCCATATCTAAAATGGCCTTGCGAGATACACTGCAGTTTTTTAAAGAATTAAAACTGGAAGGCGCCAAAGCGCAGATTGCTGAAAAAATCGTCAAAGAAGTCGGCGAGCGTTTGGGCTTTTTGGTCAATGTTGGACTCGATTATCTCTGCCTTGAGCGCAGCGCCGATACGCTGTCAGGTGGCGAAGCGCAGCGGATTCGCTTGGCGAGCCAAATTGGTTCTGGCCTGACGGGCGTCATGTATGTGCTGGACGAGCCTTCGATTGGTCTGCACCAACGCGACAATGACCGTCTGATCGGCACGCTGATTCATCTGCGCGATTTAGACAACACGGTGATTGTCGTCGAGCACGACGAAGACGCGATGCGCGCAGCCGACTGGTTGATCGATATGGGCCCGGGCGCAGGCGTTCACGGCGGCGAAGTGATTGCCTACGGTTTACCCGAAGATGTGTTTAATAACCCCAACTCGATTACCGGCCAATTTATGACCGGCAAACGCAAAATCCATATGCCCGAACAGCGCCGTGTACCAACGGAAGACCGCTGGTTGCAAATCAAGGGCGCGAGTGGCAATAACTTGAAAGATGTGACGCTCGATTTGCCGCTCGGCATGATGGTCTGCATTACGGGTGTATCGGGCTCAGGCAAATCAACGCTGATTAACGACACGCTCTACGCCATTGCGGCGAGAGAACTCAACGGCGCGGGGATTGAATCGTCACCGTACAAAGAAGTCAGCGGACTGCAGCATTTAGATAAAGTCATCAACGTCGATCAATCGCCAATTGGCCGCACGCCGCGCTCGAATCCCGCCACCTACACGGGTCTCTTTACGCCGATTCGTGAGCTGTTTTCTGGCGTACCGATGGCGCGTGAACGCGGCTATGGGCCGGGGCGTTTCTCGTTCAACGTGAAAGGCGGCCGCTGTGAAGCCTGTCAGGGCGATGGCGTATTGAAAGTAGAAATGCATTTCTTGCCCGATGTGTATGTGCCCTGCGATGTGTGCCACAGTAAACGCTACAACCGCGAAACACTGGAAGTGCTCTACAAAGGCAAAAATATTACCGAAGTGCTGGAAATGACGGTTGAAAATGCGCTGGAATTTTTCAGTGCCGTACCGACTGTGGCGCGCAAATTGCAAACGTTGATGGACGTTGGTTTGGGCTATATCCGCCTTGGTCAAAGCGCGACCACACTATCCGGCGGTGAAGCACAGCGCGTGAAATTAGCGCTGGAATTGTCGAAACGCGATACCGGCCGCACGTTGTATATCTTGGACGAGCCAACCACTGGTCTGCATTTCCACGATATCGACTTGCTGCTGACCGTCGTGCAACGCCTAGCAGGTCACGGCAATTCGGTGGTGGTGATTGAGCACAATTTAGACGTGATTAAAACTGCAGATTGGATCATCGATTTGGGCCCAGAAGGCGGCGCAGGTGGTGGTCAGATTATTGCGACTGGCACGCCAGAAGACGTTGCAAGAAATCCAGCCAGTCATACTGGGTATTACCTTGCGCGTAGCCTTGGAATTAAGCCTGAAAGCAATACCAAGTAG
- a CDS encoding DUF4136 domain-containing protein has protein sequence MSRFASLLFVALLAGCAAPSFVATVSVRHQLPATALKASAPVASGSAAAVQAAMATPKAFAIERNASQMQSLAYKQFETDLASRLVQQGLIWQKDINKADWLVRLDYQVDDGKEKSYQQPIWGTVGYSVSYQRVFTNGGSVMFIPRYYPETGIVGSQTVSETIFTRELFVDILDRKTLDKGEFAKLYEGRARNRSHSDELDSAVPLLIQSLFLPFPGPSGVSREVRIPLTTPKP, from the coding sequence ATGTCGCGCTTTGCTAGCTTGTTGTTTGTCGCCTTGCTGGCCGGTTGCGCTGCGCCGTCGTTTGTCGCGACGGTGTCGGTGCGGCATCAATTGCCTGCTACCGCGTTGAAAGCATCCGCGCCAGTGGCTTCTGGCTCGGCCGCTGCCGTGCAAGCTGCAATGGCCACACCAAAGGCGTTTGCGATTGAGCGCAATGCCTCACAAATGCAAAGTTTAGCTTATAAGCAGTTTGAGACTGACTTGGCGAGTCGCTTGGTGCAGCAGGGCTTGATTTGGCAAAAAGACATCAACAAAGCCGATTGGCTGGTTCGCCTTGATTACCAAGTGGATGACGGCAAAGAGAAATCGTACCAACAGCCGATTTGGGGTACGGTTGGTTATTCTGTGAGCTATCAACGCGTATTTACGAATGGTGGTAGCGTGATGTTTATCCCGCGCTATTACCCTGAAACGGGAATTGTGGGCTCGCAAACAGTGAGTGAAACAATTTTTACTCGCGAACTTTTTGTCGATATTTTAGATCGAAAAACTTTGGATAAAGGCGAGTTTGCCAAACTGTACGAAGGCCGCGCGCGCAACCGCAGTCACAGTGACGAGCTTGATTCGGCGGTGCCCTTGCTGATCCAGAGTTTATTTTTACCTTTTCCTGGTCCGTCTGGTGTGAGTCGCGAAGTGCGAATTCCTTTGACGACGCCTAAACCTTAA
- a CDS encoding MFS transporter, which yields MSASAQMSALELRSATSLAGLYALRMLGMFLILPVFAVYAGHLPGGDNHTMVGLAFGAYGLTQALLQLPFGMWSDRVGRKKVIYIGLALFVIGSLMCAMADHIAWLIVGRAVQGAGAISAAVTALLADLTREEHRTKAMAMIGAAIASTFAISLVAAPKLAEWIGLPGIFLLTGTLGVFALIGVWKVIPNPTISRFHSDAEANTSRLPQVLQDPQLLRLNYGVFALHAAQMAMFTVMPLLLNKIGGLDVAHHWWVYLPVVLLGFILMVPAIIYGEKKHHLKEVFLFAIALMFIAQLGMTLWMPSLTWIVVWLGVYFIAFNILEATQPSLISKIAPTAAKGTAMGVYNTCQAASMFIGSALAGYLYQHFQSPVPVFALCAALMAIWLLVSWGMQPPLPVKTKMFHIGEEWTGDAVLLSAKLGAIEGVKEAVVLLDERVALLKVLQVGYDEAAVDQLIAETN from the coding sequence ATGTCTGCCTCCGCCCAAATGTCTGCGCTTGAATTACGCTCCGCCACCAGCCTTGCTGGTTTGTATGCGCTGCGTATGTTGGGCATGTTCCTGATTCTGCCGGTATTTGCCGTGTATGCAGGGCACTTGCCTGGCGGGGATAATCACACGATGGTGGGTCTAGCCTTTGGTGCATACGGCCTCACGCAAGCCTTGCTGCAATTGCCGTTTGGTATGTGGTCGGATCGCGTTGGGCGTAAAAAAGTGATCTACATTGGGCTGGCTTTGTTTGTCATCGGTTCGCTGATGTGCGCAATGGCGGATCATATTGCGTGGCTGATTGTCGGCCGCGCGGTGCAGGGCGCTGGCGCGATTTCAGCGGCAGTGACGGCGCTACTGGCTGATTTGACGCGTGAAGAACATCGCACCAAGGCGATGGCGATGATTGGTGCCGCCATTGCATCAACGTTTGCAATTTCATTGGTCGCTGCGCCCAAATTAGCTGAATGGATTGGTTTGCCCGGCATCTTTTTGCTGACCGGTACGCTGGGCGTTTTTGCGCTGATTGGCGTGTGGAAGGTCATTCCTAATCCGACGATTTCACGTTTCCATTCAGATGCCGAAGCCAATACCAGCCGCTTGCCACAAGTATTGCAAGACCCGCAGTTATTGCGCCTCAATTACGGCGTATTTGCGCTGCACGCCGCGCAAATGGCGATGTTTACCGTGATGCCGCTGCTGCTGAACAAAATCGGCGGACTCGATGTGGCGCATCATTGGTGGGTGTATTTGCCTGTGGTGCTGCTTGGTTTTATCTTAATGGTGCCAGCGATTATTTATGGTGAGAAAAAACATCACCTGAAAGAAGTCTTTTTGTTTGCGATTGCACTAATGTTTATTGCGCAATTGGGCATGACTTTGTGGATGCCAAGCCTGACTTGGATTGTGGTGTGGCTGGGTGTCTATTTTATTGCGTTTAATATTCTTGAAGCTACTCAACCCTCGCTGATTTCGAAAATCGCCCCAACCGCCGCCAAAGGCACCGCGATGGGCGTTTACAACACCTGCCAAGCGGCGAGTATGTTTATCGGCTCGGCGCTGGCGGGCTATCTGTATCAACATTTTCAAAGCCCTGTGCCCGTGTTCGCATTATGTGCCGCGTTGATGGCGATATGGTTATTGGTTTCGTGGGGCATGCAGCCACCGCTGCCAGTAAAAACCAAAATGTTCCACATTGGTGAAGAATGGACAGGCGACGCAGTGCTGCTGTCTGCTAAACTAGGCGCTATTGAAGGTGTAAAAGAAGCGGTTGTTTTGCTCGACGAGCGTGTTGCCTTGCTTAAAGTACTGCAAGTCGGTTACGACGAAGCTGCAGTTGACCAATTGATCGCCGAAACCAATTGA
- the ssb gene encoding single-stranded DNA-binding protein, which yields MASLNKVLLIGNLGKDPETRFMPNGNAVCNFSIATTESWKDKQSGQKQEKTEWHNISMYGRLAEIAGQYLKKGSSVYIEGRLQTRKWQDKQTGADRYTTEIIADEMKMLGGRGDGGGGGMGGGYNQQSGGDDFNQEYSAPAQQAPRQAPAQSAPQQAAAKPARNFDDFEDDIPF from the coding sequence ATGGCCTCATTGAATAAAGTATTGCTGATTGGCAACTTGGGTAAAGACCCAGAAACGCGCTTTATGCCGAATGGCAATGCCGTGTGTAATTTTTCAATTGCGACGACAGAGAGCTGGAAAGACAAGCAATCAGGTCAAAAACAAGAAAAAACCGAATGGCACAACATCAGCATGTACGGTCGTTTAGCTGAAATCGCCGGTCAATACCTGAAAAAAGGCAGCAGCGTGTACATCGAAGGTCGTTTGCAAACGCGCAAATGGCAAGATAAACAAACGGGTGCGGATCGCTACACCACTGAAATTATCGCTGACGAAATGAAAATGCTCGGTGGCCGTGGCGATGGCGGCGGTGGTGGAATGGGTGGTGGCTACAATCAACAAAGCGGTGGCGACGATTTCAACCAAGAATACAGCGCTCCAGCGCAACAAGCCCCACGCCAAGCGCCTGCCCAGTCAGCGCCACAACAAGCTGCAGCTAAACCAGCACGCAATTTTGACGATTTTGAGGACGACATTCCTTTCTAA